A window of the Sphingobium sp. CAP-1 genome harbors these coding sequences:
- a CDS encoding nuclease, translated as MARNLYDVGDRPDETGAWLNDKQEKRARMVPVGMVLGALILVGVAVLLLKDAFPDAGKAAKPIEPTSIFDQFSLCDDPKANACVLSGNSYAWRGRAYRIAGISVPSQTDPQCEQEAQRARAARAALATMMNGGTFDSLPDPTDTDPAARILTRDGVSLGQIMILKGHARARTPGPVTWCAPDE; from the coding sequence ATGGCACGCAATCTCTATGATGTCGGCGATCGCCCGGATGAAACGGGCGCCTGGCTGAACGACAAGCAGGAAAAGCGCGCGCGCATGGTGCCGGTCGGCATGGTGCTGGGCGCACTGATACTGGTCGGGGTCGCGGTCCTGCTGCTCAAGGATGCGTTTCCCGATGCCGGGAAGGCCGCGAAGCCGATCGAGCCGACCAGCATCTTCGATCAATTTTCGCTGTGTGACGATCCAAAGGCCAATGCCTGCGTGTTGTCCGGCAACAGCTATGCCTGGCGCGGTCGCGCCTATCGGATCGCCGGCATCAGCGTGCCGAGCCAGACGGACCCGCAATGCGAACAGGAAGCGCAGCGCGCGCGTGCCGCCCGCGCGGCGCTCGCCACGATGATGAATGGTGGAACATTCGATTCGCTGCCCGACCCGACCGATACCGATCCGGCCGCCCGCATCCTGACCCGTGACGGTGTCTCGCTGGGGCAGATCATGATCCTTAAGGGCCATGCCCGCGCCCGGACGCCGGGGCCAGTCACCTGGTGCGCGCCGGACGAGTAG
- a CDS encoding nucleoside hydrolase, protein MISRRDLVAFLGLCGVAAPGLATGFRRIPQRASARVIVDNDFSGDPDGLVALAHQLLTPRTRTVLVTASALDRKLTGSVPAERSAAIGRDIAIELIGRAKIDTPPPVEAGSEHLNLDDPDISAAARAIVREAMRDDALPLYFTCGGPLTNLAAALRLEPRIADRMTVIWIGGGRYPEGGWEYNLAADISAARIVIEESRVPLWQIPQHAYRQMQFSVAELADRLRPISPFGAWLYDRFTTPPSFVDVGGAWPLGDSPTVLLSAISAESSLYIDRPARLIKPDGSYGDPITGRSVRVYETLDARLTFEDFLSLMRLHAAGIS, encoded by the coding sequence ATGATTTCGCGTCGCGATCTGGTCGCGTTTCTGGGGCTTTGCGGGGTTGCGGCGCCGGGGCTGGCGACGGGTTTCCGCCGCATTCCGCAACGGGCATCGGCGCGGGTCATTGTCGACAATGATTTTTCCGGCGATCCCGACGGTCTGGTGGCGCTGGCGCACCAGTTGCTGACCCCCAGGACACGCACGGTGCTGGTCACGGCGTCGGCGCTGGATCGCAAGCTGACCGGCAGCGTGCCGGCGGAGCGATCCGCTGCGATCGGGCGGGACATTGCGATCGAGCTGATCGGCCGGGCGAAGATCGACACGCCGCCGCCGGTGGAGGCGGGGTCGGAACATCTGAACCTGGACGATCCCGACATCAGCGCCGCCGCGCGCGCGATCGTCCGCGAGGCGATGCGCGACGATGCGCTGCCGCTCTATTTCACCTGCGGCGGGCCGCTCACCAATCTGGCGGCGGCGTTGCGGCTGGAACCGCGCATCGCCGATCGCATGACGGTGATCTGGATCGGTGGCGGCCGCTATCCCGAAGGCGGCTGGGAATATAATCTGGCGGCGGACATCAGCGCCGCGCGCATCGTGATCGAGGAGTCGCGCGTGCCATTGTGGCAGATTCCGCAGCACGCCTATCGGCAGATGCAATTTTCGGTGGCGGAACTGGCGGACCGGTTGCGGCCGATCTCACCCTTCGGCGCCTGGCTCTATGACCGGTTCACCACGCCGCCATCCTTTGTCGATGTCGGTGGCGCCTGGCCGCTGGGGGATAGCCCGACGGTGTTGCTGAGCGCGATTTCGGCGGAGAGCAGCCTCTATATCGATCGGCCGGCGCGGCTGATCAAGCCGGATGGCAGCTATGGCGATCCGATCACCGGCCGGTCGGTGCGGGTGTATGAGACGCTGGACGCGCGGCTGACCTTCGAGGATTTCCTGTCGCTGATGCGGCTTCATGCCGCCGGCATTTCGTAG
- a CDS encoding glutaminyl-peptide cyclotransferase encodes MKRLALALIGAFALVAPAHADTCWTLVKTYPHDPAAFTEGLFYLDGALYESTGLEGQSEIRKVALRTGKIMQRRVIDRPYFGEGIVNWKDRLVSLTWRHGQGFVWTLADFAPVADFRYAGEGWGMTQDGHSLIMSDGTAQLRFLDPDSLTEQRRITVTWNGRPVDRLNELEYLKGEIWANIWYDTKIARIDPATGAVIDWVDVAPLRKAAGATGSEAVANGIAYDAKADRIFITGKNWPKLFEIRIDRQAATKCRRHEAASATGNPRRSAARPASHTPAPTGR; translated from the coding sequence ATGAAGCGCCTTGCTCTCGCGCTGATCGGCGCGTTCGCCCTGGTCGCTCCCGCTCATGCCGACACATGCTGGACGCTGGTAAAAACCTATCCGCACGATCCCGCGGCCTTCACCGAGGGACTCTTCTATCTCGACGGCGCGCTCTATGAGAGTACCGGGCTGGAAGGTCAGTCGGAGATCCGCAAGGTCGCGCTCAGGACCGGCAAAATAATGCAACGCCGCGTCATCGATCGCCCCTATTTCGGCGAAGGCATCGTCAACTGGAAGGACCGGCTGGTCAGCCTGACCTGGCGCCATGGGCAGGGCTTTGTCTGGACCCTCGCCGATTTCGCACCGGTCGCGGACTTCCGTTATGCGGGCGAAGGCTGGGGCATGACCCAGGACGGCCACAGCCTGATCATGAGCGACGGCACCGCCCAACTGCGCTTCCTGGACCCCGACAGCCTGACCGAACAGCGCCGCATCACCGTGACCTGGAACGGCCGTCCGGTGGATCGCCTCAACGAACTGGAATATCTTAAGGGAGAGATTTGGGCCAATATCTGGTATGATACGAAGATCGCCCGGATCGATCCGGCCACCGGCGCGGTGATCGACTGGGTCGATGTCGCACCGCTGCGCAAGGCCGCCGGCGCGACCGGCAGCGAAGCGGTCGCCAACGGCATCGCCTATGACGCGAAGGCCGATCGCATCTTCATCACCGGCAAAAACTGGCCCAAATTGTTCGAGATCAGGATCGACCGACAAGCCGCTACGAAATGCCGGCGGCATGAAGCCGCATCAGCGACAGGAAATCCTCGAAGGTCAGCCGCGCGTCCAGCGTCTCATACACCCGCACCGACCGGCCGGTGA
- the ygfZ gene encoding CAF17-like 4Fe-4S cluster assembly/insertion protein YgfZ translates to MTGTTLRDRAILRISGEEARPFLQGLLTRDVMTLADGQPRWTGLLTPQGKALFDFILWGDGPDVLIDCEMAQADALAKRLTLYRLRRKVTIARDESRAIHWSPHVPDQPHDPRLAALGHRWLAPADEGDAAATFRAHRLSLGVFEGVAELGQDQILWLETNAGELNGVDYDKGCYVGQENTARMHYRNKVSRRLVAVPLDQADEKRQRTALPDLGLSIELRRVETIDPATLPGWLAAAIDSQAAE, encoded by the coding sequence ATGACCGGCACCACCCTGCGCGACCGCGCCATCTTACGAATTTCGGGCGAGGAAGCCCGCCCCTTCCTGCAAGGCCTGCTGACCCGCGATGTGATGACGCTGGCGGACGGCCAGCCGCGCTGGACCGGGCTGCTGACCCCGCAGGGCAAGGCATTGTTCGACTTCATCCTGTGGGGGGACGGCCCGGACGTGCTGATCGACTGCGAGATGGCCCAGGCCGACGCGCTGGCGAAACGCCTCACCCTCTATCGCCTGCGCCGCAAGGTGACGATCGCGCGCGACGAATCACGCGCCATCCACTGGTCGCCGCACGTCCCGGACCAGCCCCATGACCCGCGCCTTGCCGCGCTTGGCCATCGCTGGCTCGCACCGGCCGACGAAGGCGACGCTGCCGCCACTTTCCGCGCCCATCGCTTGTCGCTGGGCGTGTTCGAGGGCGTTGCGGAACTGGGGCAGGACCAGATTCTGTGGCTGGAAACCAATGCCGGAGAGTTGAACGGCGTCGATTATGACAAGGGCTGCTATGTGGGGCAGGAAAATACCGCGCGGATGCATTATCGCAACAAGGTGAGCCGCCGGCTGGTCGCGGTGCCACTGGATCAGGCCGACGAGAAACGCCAGCGCACCGCCCTGCCCGACCTTGGTCTGTCGATCGAACTGCGCCGGGTGGAAACGATCGACCCGGCCACCCTGCCCGGCTGGCTCGCCGCCGCGATCGACAGTCAGGCCGCCGAATGA
- a CDS encoding dihydroorotase, which produces MTQTFDMILKNGTVHTPGGADRVDVGVRDGRIVAIGTALGDAGEVIDCTGLDVLPGCIDSQVHFREPGLEYKEDLESGSRAAVLGGVTAVFEMPNTNPNTDTADRVHDKLKRAHHRMWCDHAFYVGATAENAEQLKELERIPGTSGVKIFMGASTGSLLVDDDNALARVLASGTRRVAIHAEDETRMNARKDYRVEGDPSSHPVWRDDESALIATKRIIALARKARRRIHILHITTPAELDYIGQNKDIATCEVTPQHLTLAGEDAYPRLGTYAQMNPPIRSGAHRDGLWFWLNQGVPDVLGSDHAPHTIEEKAKAYPASPSGMPGVQTLVPLLLNHVAEGRLSLRRFIELTSSGPQRVFGLVGKGRIAKGYDADFTLVDLKKKWTVGKDWLASRCDWSPFEGDQLTGKAVGTIIRGNRVMWEDTLANAAVGEPVRFEATEFN; this is translated from the coding sequence ATGACCCAGACATTCGACATGATCCTCAAGAACGGCACCGTCCATACGCCGGGCGGCGCGGACAGGGTGGATGTGGGCGTGCGCGACGGCCGGATCGTGGCGATCGGCACGGCGCTGGGCGATGCGGGCGAGGTGATCGACTGCACCGGACTGGACGTGCTGCCCGGCTGCATCGACAGCCAGGTTCATTTCCGCGAACCGGGGCTGGAATATAAGGAGGATCTGGAATCGGGCAGCCGCGCCGCCGTGCTGGGCGGCGTGACCGCCGTGTTCGAAATGCCCAACACCAATCCCAATACCGACACCGCCGACCGGGTGCATGACAAGCTGAAGCGCGCCCATCACCGCATGTGGTGCGACCATGCCTTCTATGTCGGCGCGACCGCCGAGAATGCCGAGCAGTTGAAGGAGCTGGAGCGGATTCCCGGCACGTCAGGGGTGAAGATCTTCATGGGCGCGTCGACCGGCAGCCTGCTGGTGGACGACGACAATGCGCTGGCCCGCGTGCTGGCGAGCGGCACGCGCCGGGTTGCCATCCATGCCGAGGATGAGACGCGGATGAATGCGCGCAAGGATTATCGCGTCGAGGGCGATCCGTCGTCGCACCCGGTGTGGCGCGATGATGAAAGCGCGCTGATCGCGACCAAGCGGATCATCGCGCTGGCGCGCAAGGCGCGGCGCCGCATCCACATATTGCACATCACGACCCCGGCCGAACTGGACTATATCGGCCAGAACAAGGACATCGCCACCTGCGAGGTGACGCCCCAGCATCTGACGCTGGCGGGGGAGGACGCCTATCCGCGCCTTGGCACCTATGCGCAGATGAATCCGCCGATCCGGTCGGGTGCGCATCGCGATGGCCTGTGGTTCTGGCTGAATCAGGGCGTGCCCGACGTGCTGGGCAGCGACCATGCGCCGCATACGATCGAGGAAAAGGCGAAAGCCTATCCCGCATCGCCCAGCGGGATGCCGGGCGTGCAGACATTGGTGCCGCTGCTGCTCAACCATGTGGCGGAAGGGCGGCTGTCGCTGCGCCGCTTCATCGAACTGACCTCGTCCGGGCCGCAGCGCGTATTCGGGCTGGTGGGCAAGGGCCGGATCGCCAAGGGCTATGATGCCGATTTCACCTTGGTCGACCTCAAGAAGAAGTGGACCGTGGGCAAGGACTGGCTGGCCTCCCGCTGTGACTGGTCGCCGTTCGAGGGCGATCAACTGACCGGCAAGGCGGTCGGCACGATCATTCGCGGCAACCGGGTTATGTGGGAAGATACGCTCGCCAACGCGGCGGTCGGCGAGCCGGTGCGGTTCGAGGCGACCGAGTTCAACTGA
- the rarD gene encoding EamA family transporter RarD: MRRGLLAAVGAYGLWGLLPLFFRLLHHVDPVEIVTQRILWSLLLILVLLAARRSLPPLFAALRDRRLLLPLAGSALMIGINWLTYVWAVNDGHVVAASLGYFLNPLVNVTLGVLVLKEKLRRPQMLAIGVASIGVAILAASALTTLWISLALAFSFAFYGLLRKLTPVAPMTGLGVETLLLTPLAIAYLLWELGHGGVGFGQDSTTTTLLIVSGAVTTVPLVLFAIAAQRLPMATLGLMQYLAPTLQFLCGILIFGEHLSHGQMLSFGLIWVGLILFTSDGIAAARRNRLATA; this comes from the coding sequence ATGCGGCGCGGCCTGCTGGCTGCGGTCGGCGCCTATGGGTTGTGGGGACTGCTGCCGCTGTTCTTCCGCCTGCTCCACCATGTCGATCCGGTGGAGATCGTGACCCAGCGGATACTCTGGTCGCTGCTGCTGATTCTGGTGCTGCTGGCCGCCCGGCGCAGCCTGCCGCCCCTGTTCGCCGCGCTGCGCGATCGCCGTTTGCTGCTGCCGCTGGCCGGATCGGCGCTGATGATCGGAATCAACTGGCTGACCTATGTCTGGGCGGTCAATGACGGCCATGTCGTCGCGGCCAGCCTGGGCTATTTCCTCAATCCGCTGGTCAATGTGACGCTGGGCGTGCTGGTGCTGAAGGAAAAGCTGCGCCGGCCACAGATGCTGGCCATCGGCGTCGCGTCGATCGGCGTCGCCATCCTCGCCGCATCGGCGCTGACGACCTTGTGGATCAGCCTGGCGCTGGCCTTCAGCTTCGCCTTTTACGGCCTGCTGCGCAAACTGACCCCGGTGGCGCCCATGACGGGGCTGGGGGTGGAAACGCTGCTGCTGACCCCGCTCGCGATCGCCTATCTGCTGTGGGAACTGGGCCATGGCGGCGTCGGATTCGGGCAGGATAGCACCACGACCACCCTGCTCATCGTCTCCGGCGCTGTGACCACGGTGCCGCTGGTGCTGTTCGCCATCGCCGCCCAGCGCCTGCCGATGGCGACATTGGGGTTGATGCAATATCTCGCCCCGACGCTGCAATTCCTGTGCGGCATCCTGATCTTTGGCGAACATCTGAGCCATGGGCAGATGCTCAGCTTTGGCCTGATCTGGGTCGGGCTGATCCTCTTCACCAGTGACGGCATCGCCGCCGCCCGCCGCAACCGGCTGGCGACGGCCTGA
- a CDS encoding ATP12 family chaperone protein — MKRFYTDVTIVETPDGFAIRLDGRPVRTPARAPLALPTLPLAEAIAAEWRAQGETVDPASMPMTGLANAAIDHVAPGRADFAAGVARYAQSDLLCYRADGPDTLVARQAAAWEPLLDWARGRYDIGFAVTQGIIPVPQPDETLARLAAAVVALDPFTLTGLSTLVTLSGSLVCGLALVEGGQDRDAIWQAAEIDEAWQVEQWGEDAEASARAAKRTADFAMAATFCALSRA; from the coding sequence ATGAAGCGTTTCTATACCGACGTGACCATCGTGGAGACGCCCGACGGCTTCGCGATCCGGCTTGATGGCCGCCCGGTCCGCACCCCCGCGCGCGCGCCGCTGGCGCTGCCGACCCTGCCGCTGGCGGAGGCCATCGCCGCCGAATGGCGCGCGCAGGGCGAAACCGTCGATCCGGCGTCAATGCCGATGACCGGCCTCGCCAATGCCGCGATCGATCATGTCGCGCCGGGCAGGGCGGATTTCGCCGCCGGCGTCGCCCGCTATGCGCAGAGCGACCTGCTCTGCTACCGCGCCGACGGCCCGGACACGCTCGTCGCGCGCCAGGCCGCCGCCTGGGAACCGCTGCTCGACTGGGCGCGCGGCCGCTATGATATCGGCTTCGCGGTGACGCAGGGCATCATCCCGGTGCCGCAGCCCGACGAGACGCTGGCGCGGCTGGCGGCGGCGGTCGTCGCGCTCGATCCCTTCACCCTTACCGGCCTGTCGACGCTGGTGACATTGAGCGGATCGCTGGTCTGCGGGCTGGCGTTGGTCGAGGGCGGGCAGGATCGCGATGCGATCTGGCAGGCGGCGGAGATCGACGAAGCCTGGCAGGTCGAACAATGGGGCGAGGATGCGGAAGCCAGCGCCCGCGCCGCCAAACGCACCGCCGATTTCGCCATGGCGGCGACCTTCTGCGCGCTCAGTCGCGCCTGA
- a CDS encoding HAD-IA family hydrolase: protein MSNRLVVFDCDGTLVDSQHSICTAMVRTFEEAKLTPPDRLTILSAVGLSLPVAMARLLPHADRDYHDHLAERYKLAFQAMRREQGVQEPLYPGMAELVRELDAAGWLLGVATGKSDRGLNLCLTHHGIIDRFVTLQTADRHPSKPHPSMLLTAMAEAGAAPETTVMIGDTSFDIDMGLAAGVRTIGVAWGYHLPDELVAAGAHAVAMDSAQLRGHIDAP, encoded by the coding sequence ATGAGCAACCGGCTCGTCGTTTTCGATTGCGACGGCACGCTGGTCGACAGCCAGCACAGCATCTGCACGGCGATGGTCCGCACCTTTGAGGAGGCGAAACTGACGCCGCCCGATCGGCTGACGATCCTGTCGGCCGTCGGCCTGTCGCTGCCCGTCGCGATGGCGCGGCTGCTGCCGCACGCGGATCGCGATTATCACGATCATCTGGCGGAGCGCTACAAACTGGCCTTTCAGGCGATGCGGCGCGAACAGGGGGTGCAGGAACCGCTCTATCCCGGCATGGCGGAACTGGTGCGGGAACTGGACGCCGCCGGATGGCTGCTGGGCGTCGCCACCGGCAAGTCCGATCGCGGCCTCAATCTGTGCCTTACCCATCATGGCATCATCGACCGTTTCGTGACGCTCCAGACCGCCGACCGCCATCCGTCCAAACCGCATCCCTCGATGCTGCTGACCGCCATGGCGGAGGCGGGCGCGGCGCCTGAAACAACGGTGATGATCGGCGACACCAGTTTCGACATCGACATGGGGCTGGCGGCGGGCGTGCGGACGATCGGCGTCGCCTGGGGCTATCATCTGCCGGACGAGCTGGTCGCGGCCGGCGCCCATGCCGTGGCGATGGACAGCGCGCAATTGCGCGGCCATATCGACGCGCCATGA
- a CDS encoding RluA family pseudouridine synthase: MKGRPPAKGGAGSRGGKPAGGRPSDRKSADRKPSGRGKPSGPRKSDGDKPAFRPKAPAAAKSAAKPAAPAAAAAKPNPAKGVSLDVRQFRVKADDDGIRLDRWFQRHLPDVGFNLVSRWSRTGQLRVDGARAAPGDRIVEGQTIRVPPAEAKPEAVAKPRRVRVIDLTEDEIAYAQEMVIHRDEQAIVINKPPGLATQGGTKTDEHVDKLLDGLLFDAESRPKLVHRLDKDTSGALLLARSSRSAAHFAKAFSSRTARKVYWALVIGVPSISDGMIELPLAKQPGTGGEKMHVDQEEGLPARTRYRVIERAGNRAAWVELQPYTGRTHQLRVHLAAIGFPIVGDGKYGGKDAFLSGTISRKMHLHARRIRVDHPDGGRVDVMADLPTHFANSLHELGFDLALGDMPLDDEIDRTPTREDEKKFARQHAKQIRKDRKGERRSRGSSRKG, encoded by the coding sequence ATGAAGGGCCGTCCTCCAGCCAAAGGTGGCGCGGGATCGCGCGGCGGCAAGCCCGCAGGCGGCCGGCCGTCTGATCGCAAGTCGGCCGACCGCAAGCCCTCTGGTCGCGGCAAGCCGTCCGGCCCGCGCAAGAGCGACGGCGACAAGCCCGCTTTCCGGCCCAAAGCGCCTGCCGCCGCCAAGTCTGCTGCAAAGCCCGCCGCGCCCGCCGCAGCGGCCGCCAAACCCAACCCCGCCAAGGGCGTCTCGCTCGACGTGCGCCAGTTCCGGGTGAAGGCGGACGATGACGGCATCCGCCTCGACCGCTGGTTCCAGCGCCATCTGCCCGATGTCGGCTTCAACCTGGTGTCGCGCTGGTCGCGCACCGGCCAGCTTCGCGTCGACGGTGCGCGCGCCGCGCCGGGCGACCGCATCGTCGAAGGGCAGACCATCCGCGTCCCGCCCGCCGAAGCCAAACCCGAAGCGGTGGCCAAGCCCAGGCGCGTGCGCGTGATCGACCTGACCGAGGACGAAATCGCCTATGCGCAGGAGATGGTGATCCACCGCGACGAGCAGGCGATCGTCATCAACAAACCGCCCGGCCTCGCCACCCAGGGCGGGACCAAGACCGACGAGCATGTCGACAAGCTGCTCGACGGCCTGTTGTTCGACGCCGAATCGCGGCCCAAGCTGGTTCACCGGCTGGACAAGGACACGTCGGGGGCGCTGCTGCTGGCCCGCTCCAGCCGTTCCGCAGCCCATTTCGCCAAGGCTTTTTCCAGCCGCACCGCGCGCAAAGTCTATTGGGCGCTGGTCATCGGCGTGCCCTCGATCAGCGACGGCATGATCGAACTGCCGCTGGCCAAGCAGCCGGGCACCGGCGGCGAGAAAATGCATGTCGATCAGGAGGAAGGGCTGCCCGCCCGCACCCGCTATCGTGTGATCGAGCGCGCCGGCAACCGTGCCGCCTGGGTCGAACTGCAACCCTATACCGGCCGCACCCATCAGTTGCGCGTGCATCTGGCGGCGATCGGCTTCCCGATCGTGGGCGACGGCAAATATGGCGGCAAGGACGCCTTCCTGTCCGGCACGATCAGCCGCAAGATGCACCTGCACGCGCGCCGCATCCGTGTCGACCATCCCGATGGCGGCCGGGTGGATGTAATGGCCGACCTGCCGACGCACTTCGCCAACAGCCTGCACGAACTGGGCTTCGACCTCGCGCTGGGCGACATGCCGCTGGACGACGAGATCGACCGCACCCCGACCCGCGAGGATGAAAAGAAGTTCGCGCGCCAGCACGCCAAACAGATCCGCAAGGATCGCAAGGGCGAACGGCGGTCGCGCGGGAGCAGCCGCAAGGGATGA
- the crcB gene encoding fluoride efflux transporter CrcB: MTNIFLVMGGGAAGAALRYQLGRIAGQMAPGATWPWGTFAANLLGGFAMGLLAGWLARDSAVSGEPIRLLLGVGVLGGFTTFSAFSLETMLMIQRGQSALALTYALASVIGAVAALALGLTLMRSAAA; this comes from the coding sequence ATGACCAATATCTTTCTCGTGATGGGCGGCGGCGCGGCCGGCGCTGCATTGCGCTATCAACTGGGCCGCATCGCCGGCCAGATGGCGCCAGGCGCGACCTGGCCCTGGGGCACCTTCGCCGCCAACCTCCTGGGCGGCTTCGCCATGGGGCTGCTCGCCGGCTGGCTGGCGCGCGACAGCGCCGTTTCGGGCGAACCGATCCGCCTGCTGCTGGGCGTGGGCGTGCTGGGCGGCTTCACCACCTTCTCCGCCTTCAGCCTCGAAACCATGCTGATGATCCAGCGCGGTCAAAGCGCGCTGGCGCTGACCTATGCGCTCGCCTCGGTCATCGGCGCGGTCGCCGCGCTGGCGCTTGGCCTCACCCTCATGCGGAGCGCCGCGGCATGA
- a CDS encoding DMT family transporter, which produces MTRTSNGALYAGLLCGMGAGALWGLVFLAPELIRGFTPLQQAVGRYLAYGALSLILIFPRWRTLAARLTPRLLWALAWLALAGNLFYYVLLASAVQMGGIAMTSLVIGFLPVAVTIIGSREAGAMPLRRLAPSLLLCVAGAVCIGWQAVMMPGSAPVATRLTGFFCAVGALASWTAFAIGNNHWLRRQDDMPAQDWNLLIGLATGAQALLFVPVVLLLGLGDHDAAAWGKFATVSIAVALLASIVGNALWNRMSRLLPLTMVGQMILFETGFALLYGFLWEQRLPTLLEGAAFLLVIASVVSCIAVHRRPTTAEATIAA; this is translated from the coding sequence ATGACCAGGACTTCGAACGGCGCCCTTTATGCGGGCCTCCTATGCGGCATGGGCGCGGGCGCGCTCTGGGGGCTGGTCTTTCTCGCGCCCGAACTGATCCGGGGCTTCACCCCGCTGCAACAGGCGGTCGGCCGCTATCTGGCCTATGGCGCGCTCTCGCTGATCCTGATCTTCCCGCGCTGGCGCACCCTCGCCGCGCGGCTGACCCCGCGCCTGCTCTGGGCGCTGGCCTGGCTCGCGCTGGCGGGCAATCTCTTTTATTATGTGCTGCTGGCCAGCGCGGTGCAGATGGGCGGCATCGCCATGACCTCGCTGGTCATCGGTTTTCTGCCGGTCGCGGTGACGATCATCGGCAGCCGGGAAGCCGGCGCGATGCCGCTGCGACGGCTCGCCCCCTCGCTGCTGCTCTGCGTCGCAGGCGCGGTCTGCATCGGCTGGCAAGCGGTGATGATGCCCGGATCGGCCCCGGTCGCGACCCGCCTGACCGGCTTTTTCTGCGCGGTCGGCGCGCTCGCCTCCTGGACCGCCTTCGCCATCGGCAATAATCACTGGCTGCGACGGCAGGACGACATGCCGGCGCAGGACTGGAACCTGCTGATCGGCCTCGCCACCGGGGCGCAGGCGCTGCTGTTCGTGCCGGTCGTGCTGCTGCTTGGCCTGGGCGATCATGACGCCGCCGCGTGGGGCAAGTTCGCGACTGTCTCGATCGCTGTCGCCCTGCTCGCCTCGATCGTCGGCAATGCGCTGTGGAACCGGATGAGCCGGCTGCTGCCGCTGACCATGGTGGGACAGATGATCCTGTTCGAAACCGGCTTCGCGCTGCTCTATGGTTTTCTGTGGGAACAGCGGCTGCCGACGCTGCTGGAGGGTGCCGCCTTCCTCCTCGTCATTGCCAGCGTCGTCAGTTGCATCGCCGTCCACCGCCGGCCGACGACAGCGGAAGCCACGATCGCCGCCTGA
- a CDS encoding Lrp/AsnC family transcriptional regulator: protein MTVFRSLDPFDRAILRLVQRDNRMPQRAIAEAVNLSTAAVQRRIAAMEKEGVIAVNAAIVDPDAVGLGVTSIVEVNLVDEKAATVDRAKALFRADPDVQQCYYVTGGRSFIMMIVAPDMRSYEAITRRLFAENDSVANYSSYLALDRVKAGMELVIP, encoded by the coding sequence ATGACTGTTTTCCGTTCCCTTGACCCATTCGACCGGGCGATCCTGCGACTCGTGCAGCGCGACAACCGGATGCCGCAGCGCGCCATTGCCGAGGCGGTGAACCTGTCCACCGCCGCCGTGCAGCGGCGCATCGCGGCGATGGAGAAGGAGGGGGTGATCGCCGTCAACGCCGCGATCGTCGATCCCGATGCGGTGGGGCTGGGCGTCACATCGATCGTCGAAGTCAATCTGGTCGATGAGAAGGCGGCGACGGTCGACCGGGCCAAGGCGCTGTTCCGCGCCGACCCCGATGTGCAGCAATGCTATTATGTGACCGGGGGGCGCAGTTTCATCATGATGATCGTCGCGCCCGACATGCGCAGCTATGAAGCCATCACCCGCCGGCTGTTCGCCGAAAATGACTCGGTCGCCAATTATAGCAGCTATCTGGCGCTCGACCGGGTGAAGGCCGGGATGGAACTGGTGATTCCCTGA
- a CDS encoding murein L,D-transpeptidase catalytic domain family protein, producing MDRRNFTKFALSGLALSFLSDSMGRAALPTGSPENPGPEPVSLAPVPATPRAIAQKPYASLLERARAALDNHAHHFELRDRVAIVDFDAPSKDMRMHIVDLIGGQTSSYLVAHGRGSDPAHSGWLHSFSNQPDSLASSSGAFKTGEMYFGQHGRSMRLLGLDPQNSNAESRAIVIHGADYVSEDHVAAWGKCGRSEGCFAVAPHIVPQVLGLLGPGRMLYADKLGMA from the coding sequence ATGGATCGCCGCAATTTTACGAAGTTCGCTTTAAGCGGACTCGCTCTTTCATTCCTGTCGGACAGCATGGGCCGCGCGGCCCTGCCGACAGGGTCGCCAGAAAATCCTGGGCCTGAACCCGTGAGCCTCGCTCCGGTTCCCGCGACGCCGCGCGCCATCGCACAAAAGCCCTATGCCTCGCTGCTGGAGCGGGCCAGGGCCGCTCTGGACAATCACGCCCACCATTTCGAACTGCGTGACCGCGTGGCGATTGTCGATTTCGACGCCCCGTCAAAGGATATGCGGATGCATATCGTCGATCTGATCGGCGGGCAGACCAGCAGCTATCTCGTCGCCCATGGCCGTGGCTCCGACCCGGCCCATTCGGGCTGGCTACACAGCTTCTCCAACCAGCCTGATTCGCTGGCCAGCAGTTCGGGCGCGTTCAAGACCGGCGAGATGTATTTCGGCCAGCATGGCCGGTCGATGCGCCTGCTCGGCCTCGATCCGCAGAACAGCAACGCCGAATCGCGCGCCATCGTCATCCATGGCGCCGATTATGTGAGCGAGGATCATGTCGCCGCCTGGGGCAAATGCGGCCGCTCCGAAGGCTGCTTCGCCGTCGCCCCGCATATCGTGCCACAGGTGCTGGGCCTGCTGGGACCGGGGCGGATGCTCTACGCCGACAAGCTGGGCATGGCCTGA